A single window of Helicobacter pylori DNA harbors:
- a CDS encoding Bax inhibitor-1/YccA family protein, whose product MALYDRANSRNAYAEDSLLRESELVSFVKTTYKFFAGSLLLATIGALLGLMNFQAVVQYKWVFFIAEIAALFGLMFSKSKPGLNLFMLFAFTSLSGVTLVPLLGMVIVKAGLGAIWQALGMTTIVFGLMSVYALKTKNDLANMGKMLFIALIVVLVCSLINLFLGSPMFQVVIAGASAILFSLYIAYDTQNIVKGMYDSPIDAAVDLYLDFLNVFISILQIIGIFSDRDK is encoded by the coding sequence ATGGCATTGTATGACAGAGCTAATTCTCGTAATGCGTATGCAGAAGATTCTTTATTGCGTGAAAGCGAGCTAGTAAGTTTTGTTAAAACGACTTACAAGTTCTTTGCGGGTAGTTTGTTACTAGCGACTATCGGAGCGTTACTAGGTTTAATGAATTTTCAAGCTGTAGTGCAGTATAAATGGGTGTTTTTTATCGCTGAAATTGCGGCGCTTTTTGGTTTGATGTTTTCTAAATCTAAACCCGGATTGAATTTGTTCATGCTGTTTGCTTTCACTTCATTATCAGGGGTTACTTTGGTGCCTTTATTGGGTATGGTGATTGTAAAAGCTGGTTTAGGAGCGATTTGGCAGGCTTTGGGCATGACAACTATTGTCTTTGGTTTGATGAGCGTGTATGCCCTTAAAACTAAAAACGACTTAGCGAACATGGGTAAAATGCTCTTTATCGCTTTGATTGTGGTGCTGGTGTGTTCGCTCATTAACTTGTTTTTGGGTAGCCCCATGTTCCAGGTTGTCATTGCGGGAGCGAGTGCGATTTTATTCAGTCTTTACATCGCTTATGACACCCAAAACATCGTTAAAGGCATGTATGATAGCCCCATTGATGCGGCGGTGGACTTGTATTTAGACTTTTTGAATGTCTTCATTTCTATCTTGCAAATCATTGGTATTTTTTCAGACAGGGATAAATAG
- the gap gene encoding type I glyceraldehyde-3-phosphate dehydrogenase — MKIFINGFGRIGRCVLRAILERSDTNSHLEVVGINDPANWEILAYLLEHDSAHGLLFKEVRYSNHKLIIGSLEIPVFNSIKDLKGVDVILECSGKFLEPETLENYLLLGAKKVLLSAPFMGEYDEKQYPTLVYGVNHSLYQNQAIVSNASCTTNAIAPICAILDKAFGIKEGMLTTIHSYTSDQKLIDLAHPLDKRRSRAAASNIIPTTTKAALALHKVLPNLKNKMHGHSVRVPSLDVSMIDLSLFLEKKDFKDPINELLIEASKGALKGVLEIDLKERVSSDFISNPNSVIIAPDLTFTLENMVKIMGWYDNEWGYSNRLVDMAQFMYHY; from the coding sequence ATGAAAATTTTTATCAATGGATTTGGCCGCATTGGGAGATGCGTTTTAAGAGCAATCTTAGAGCGTAGCGATACAAACTCTCATTTAGAAGTGGTAGGCATCAATGACCCTGCTAATTGGGAAATCCTGGCTTATCTTTTAGAGCATGACAGCGCGCATGGGCTGCTTTTTAAAGAAGTGCGTTACTCTAATCATAAGCTTATTATCGGCTCGTTAGAGATCCCTGTTTTTAATAGTATCAAAGACTTGAAAGGCGTGGATGTTATCCTAGAGTGTTCAGGGAAGTTTTTAGAGCCTGAAACGCTAGAAAATTACCTTTTGCTTGGGGCTAAAAAGGTTCTGTTATCCGCTCCCTTTATGGGCGAATACGATGAAAAACAATACCCTACTTTGGTGTATGGGGTCAATCATTCTCTTTATCAAAACCAAGCCATTGTTTCTAACGCCTCTTGCACGACTAACGCTATCGCGCCCATTTGCGCGATTTTAGATAAAGCTTTTGGCATTAAAGAAGGCATGCTAACGACTATTCATAGCTATACAAGCGATCAAAAACTCATTGATTTGGCCCACCCTTTGGATAAACGGCGCTCCAGAGCGGCCGCAAGCAACATTATCCCCACCACCACTAAAGCCGCTCTAGCCTTGCATAAAGTGTTACCCAATCTCAAAAACAAAATGCATGGGCATAGCGTGAGGGTGCCTAGCCTTGATGTGTCCATGATAGATTTGAGTTTGTTTTTAGAAAAAAAGGACTTTAAAGATCCGATCAATGAATTATTGATTGAAGCTTCCAAAGGGGCTTTAAAAGGCGTGTTAGAAATAGATTTGAAAGAAAGGGTAAGTTCTGATTTCATTTCCAATCCCAATAGTGTCATAATCGCGCCCGATTTGACTTTCACGCTAGAGAATATGGTCAAAATCATGGGGTGGTATGATAACGAATGGGGGTATTCTAATCGTTTGGTGGATATGGCGCAGTTTATGTATCATTATTAA
- a CDS encoding vacuolating cytotoxin domain-containing protein: MAFKKARLISKFISKGSFKLNKISKKIFKLNQILKREKPLKCHKKALKPIKKLSNRSKSFLKASVLLIGALGGLSHLRANECRYWSWSSWGYHDNIESGPNSPTHNSYCLFSSAQGSGTYYLNTLTTYSAGGASFTQKFNGGTLNVGGNIRFGGTGINGGDVGYITGTYDAQTINFNSSHITTGNSYSDGGGATLNFNATNNLTINQASFDNNDAGTQHSYMNFKGSNIKVSGSSFKDDTDGGFNFSGNSNNSTISFNQTDFNQGTYHFSNSTSSSFDNSSFNQGSYHFNSTQSTFENSNFNQGTYNFNDNTSFNNDTFNQGTYNFNTSKVSFSGINTLNSSSPFASLKGSVSFGSDAIFNLNQTLNSNQTYDILTTNGAIQYGVYQSYLWDLINYKGDKAISHVGVGNNTYDVTFDINGQDETLQETFNKQSIITQFLGDDLQQQAQKTYQEDLTHSQNSLNNVTSDNTIANNDTSYTQSKNTTVATDAQNLENTNQKIQQDEQALEKDLAQIKQLANSTTGFNEQAFNQAQKQEQQDEQTLQNDEKTFNNEQDSLNKAIQQAQAQQQKQEQAQAQKTYQEDVTNSQTALNNATSDNKIANSDTDYTKSSNPTINKDAQNLENTNQQIAQDEQALEQDLDKLKQLANSTTGFNEQAFNQAQSKEQQDEQTLQNDENAFNAEQEGLEQAIANAKPTSPTPSHAPTPTKHTVQNTPPNKVSPTPPTQNLPTTNVWNGVYNLQNQTYSNKGIYYIDPNLSGQSGQSANTLSTYTANLFGRSFGVNIQNGTLIIGNNTESVNDNGLIWIGHGGFGYITGTFSAANIYLTNNFKTGEGVSNSDGGGANITFKASDNITMDGLNYNDAETVTKMIQTGASQHSYAAFDATNNISVTNSSFSDMTWGKFSFSAKNISFSNASFSGFTNPGGSSVISANATNSLSFINSRLNGGAVYNLQANNLIFNNTQAVFNVLYSRGTSNFNATTQLLGNTSFTLSSQSLLNFNGDTTLQNNANITLGNKSQAAFKNSLTLDNNSNLSLDNQSVLNANNTSAFNNQASLNIYNGSQATFSSLFFNGGTLSLNASSKLNASSASFSNNTTINLDDSVLSASNTSSLNVNINFQGASQANFGGNTTIDTASFNFDSASSLNFNNLTANGALNFNGYAPSLTKALMSVSGQFVLGNNGDINLSDINIFDNITKSVTYNILNAQKGITGISGANGYEKILFYGMKIQNATYSDNNNIQTWSFINPLNSSQIIQESIKNGDLTIEVLNNPNSASNTIFNIAPELYNYQASKQNPTGYSYDYSDNQAGTYYLTSNIKGLFTPKGSQTPQTPGTYSPFNQPLNSLNIYNKGFSNENLKTLLGILSQNSATLKEMIESNQLDNITNINEVLQLLDKIKITQVQKQALLETINHLTDNINQTFNNGNLIIGATQDNVTNSTSSIWFGGNGYSSPCALDSATCSSFRNTYLGQLLGSTSPYLGYINADFKAKSIYITGTLGSGNAFESGGSADVTFQSTNNLVLNKANIEAQATDNIFNLLGPKGINEIFNQGNLANVLSQVAMEKIKQAGGLGNFIENALSPLSKELPASLQDETLGQLIGQNNLDNLLNNSGVMNEIQNIISKKLSIFGNFVTPSIIENYLAKQSLKSMLDDKGLLNFIGGYIDASELSSILSVVLKDITNPPASLQKDIGVVANDLLNEFLGQDVVKKLESQGLVSNIINNIISQGGLSGVYNQGLGSVLPPSLQNALKENDLGALLSPRGLHDFWQKGYFNFLSNGYVFVNNSSFSNATGGSLNFVANKSIIFNGDNTIDFSKYQGALIFASNGVSNINITTLNATNGLSLNAGLNNVSVQKGEICINLANCPTTKNSSSSSSVTPTNESLSVRANNFTFLGAIASNGAIDLSQVKNNSVIGTLNLNENATLQANNLTITNAFNNASNSTANINGNFTLNQQATLSTNASGLNVMGNFNSYGDLVFNLSHSASHAIINAQGNATVMANGNNPLIQFNTSSKEAGVYTLIDSAKAIYYGYNNQITGGSSLDNYLKLYALIDINGKHMVMSDNGLTYNGQAVSIKDGGLVVGFKDSQNQYIYTSILYNKVKIAVSNDPINNLQAPTLKQYIAQIQGVQSVNSIDQAGGNQAINWLNKIFETKGSPLFAPYYLESHSAKDLTTIAGDIANTLEVIANPDFKNDATNILQINTYTQQMSRLAKLSDTSTFARSDFLERLEALKNKRFADAIPNAMDVILKYSQRNRVKNNVWATGVGGASFINGGTGTLYGINVGYDRFIKGVIVGGYAAYGYSGFHGNITQSGSSNVNMGVYSRAFIKRSELTMSLNETWGYNKTFINSYDPLLSIINQSYKYDTWTTDAKINYGYDFMFKDKSVIFKPQVGLAYYYIGLSGLRGIMDDPIYNQFRANADPNKKSVLTINFALESRHYFNKNSYYFVIADVGRDLFINSMGDKMVRFIGNNTLSYRDGGRYNTFASIITGGEIRLFKTFYVNAGIGARFGLDYKDINITGNIGMRYAF; encoded by the coding sequence ATGGCGTTTAAAAAGGCCAGATTGATTTCTAAGTTTATTTCAAAGGGATCTTTCAAATTGAATAAGATCTCAAAGAAAATTTTCAAATTGAATCAAATCTTAAAGCGTGAAAAGCCCTTAAAATGCCATAAAAAAGCTTTAAAACCTATTAAAAAGCTCTCTAATCGCAGCAAATCTTTTTTAAAAGCTTCGGTTTTATTGATAGGAGCGTTAGGGGGATTATCCCACCTAAGGGCTAACGAATGCCGTTATTGGTCATGGTCGTCTTGGGGTTATCATGACAATATTGAGAGCGGTCCTAATTCGCCCACGCACAACTCCTATTGCCTTTTTAGTAGCGCTCAAGGCTCTGGGACTTATTATTTAAACACTCTTACCACTTATAGCGCTGGTGGGGCTAGTTTCACGCAAAAATTCAATGGCGGCACGCTTAATGTGGGAGGGAATATCCGCTTTGGAGGCACAGGTATTAATGGAGGCGATGTAGGCTATATCACAGGCACTTATGACGCTCAAACGATTAATTTTAATTCTAGCCATATCACAACCGGAAACTCCTATTCTGATGGTGGTGGGGCCACGCTCAATTTCAATGCGACTAATAACCTCACTATCAATCAAGCGAGTTTTGATAATAACGATGCAGGGACGCAACACTCTTACATGAATTTTAAAGGCTCTAATATCAAGGTCAGTGGCTCTAGCTTTAAAGATGACACTGATGGGGGCTTTAATTTCAGCGGTAATAGTAATAACAGCACCATCTCCTTTAATCAAACGGACTTCAATCAAGGCACTTATCATTTTAGTAACAGCACAAGTTCAAGCTTTGATAATAGTAGTTTCAATCAAGGGAGTTATCACTTTAATAGCACCCAATCCACTTTTGAAAACAGCAATTTCAATCAAGGCACTTATAATTTTAATGACAATACTAGCTTTAATAACGACACCTTCAATCAAGGCACTTATAATTTTAATACCAGCAAGGTGAGTTTTTCAGGCATTAACACTTTAAATTCAAGTTCGCCTTTTGCCAGCCTTAAAGGCAGTGTGTCTTTTGGTTCTGATGCGATTTTTAACCTCAATCAAACCCTTAATAGCAATCAAACCTATGACATTCTCACCACAAACGGGGCGATCCAATATGGGGTTTATCAAAGCTATTTGTGGGATCTAATCAACTATAAGGGCGATAAAGCCATTAGCCATGTTGGAGTGGGCAATAACACTTATGATGTAACCTTTGATATTAATGGGCAAGATGAAACCTTACAAGAAACCTTTAACAAACAATCCATCATTACCCAATTTTTAGGAGACGATTTACAACAACAAGCCCAAAAAACCTACCAAGAGGATCTCACTCATTCCCAAAACTCTTTGAATAATGTTACTAGCGACAACACGATCGCAAATAACGATACAAGCTACACTCAAAGCAAAAATACTACTGTCGCTACAGACGCTCAGAATTTAGAAAACACCAACCAAAAAATCCAACAAGACGAACAAGCGTTAGAAAAAGATTTAGCTCAAATCAAACAATTAGCCAACTCCACCACAGGCTTTAATGAACAAGCTTTCAATCAAGCTCAAAAACAAGAACAACAAGATGAACAAACCTTACAAAACGATGAAAAGACTTTTAATAACGAGCAAGATAGTTTAAATAAAGCGATACAACAAGCGCAAGCCCAACAACAAAAACAAGAACAAGCTCAAGCCCAAAAAACCTATCAAGAGGATGTAACCAACTCCCAAACTGCTTTAAATAACGCTACTAGTGATAATAAGATCGCAAATAGCGATACAGACTACACTAAAAGCAGTAATCCTACTATCAATAAAGACGCTCAGAATTTAGAAAACACTAACCAACAAATCGCTCAAGATGAACAAGCGTTAGAACAAGATTTAGACAAGCTCAAACAATTAGCCAACTCCACCACAGGCTTTAACGAGCAAGCTTTCAATCAAGCGCAAAGCAAAGAGCAACAAGATGAACAAACCTTACAAAATGATGAAAACGCTTTTAACGCTGAGCAAGAGGGATTAGAACAAGCGATAGCTAACGCTAAGCCTACAAGCCCCACACCAAGCCATGCACCCACTCCTACAAAACACACAGTGCAAAACACTCCCCCTAATAAAGTTTCACCCACACCCCCTACTCAAAATTTACCCACAACGAATGTGTGGAATGGGGTCTATAACCTCCAAAATCAAACTTACTCAAACAAAGGCATTTATTATATCGATCCTAACCTTTCAGGACAGAGCGGTCAAAGCGCCAACACGCTCAGCACTTATACAGCTAATTTGTTTGGAAGGAGTTTTGGCGTTAATATCCAAAATGGCACTTTGATCATAGGGAACAATACAGAGAGCGTGAATGATAACGGCTTGATTTGGATAGGGCATGGAGGCTTTGGCTATATCACGGGAACTTTTAGTGCGGCTAACATTTACTTGACCAATAATTTTAAAACCGGTGAAGGCGTTTCAAATTCAGATGGTGGGGGAGCGAACATTACCTTTAAAGCAAGCGATAACATCACTATGGATGGCTTGAATTATAATGACGCTGAAACCGTTACTAAAATGATTCAAACGGGGGCTAGTCAGCATTCCTATGCCGCTTTTGACGCTACCAATAATATCAGTGTAACCAATTCTAGTTTTAGCGATATGACTTGGGGGAAATTCAGTTTTAGCGCTAAAAATATTTCGTTTTCTAACGCTTCGTTCAGCGGCTTTACAAACCCTGGAGGATCAAGTGTTATTAGTGCTAACGCTACTAATTCTTTAAGCTTTATCAATTCTCGTTTGAATGGTGGGGCAGTTTATAATTTGCAGGCTAATAACCTTATTTTCAATAACACGCAAGCGGTTTTTAATGTTTTGTATTCTAGGGGGACAAGCAATTTTAACGCTACGACACAGCTTTTAGGCAACACGAGTTTCACGCTTAGCTCTCAAAGTTTGTTGAATTTTAATGGCGATACAACCTTGCAAAACAACGCCAATATCACGCTTGGCAATAAAAGTCAAGCCGCTTTTAAAAATTCTTTAACGCTTGATAATAATTCTAATTTAAGTTTAGACAATCAAAGCGTTTTGAATGCGAATAACACAAGCGCTTTTAACAATCAAGCGAGTCTCAATATTTATAACGGGAGTCAAGCGACCTTTAGTAGCCTCTTTTTTAATGGCGGGACACTCAGTCTTAACGCTAGCAGTAAGCTCAACGCTTCTAGCGCTAGTTTTTCAAACAACACCACTATTAATTTAGACGATAGCGTTTTATCGGCTAGTAACACAAGCTCTTTAAATGTTAATATCAATTTTCAAGGTGCAAGCCAAGCCAATTTTGGAGGCAACACGACTATTGATACAGCAAGCTTTAATTTTGACAGCGCAAGTTCATTGAATTTTAACAACCTTACGGCTAATGGGGCGTTAAATTTTAATGGTTATGCACCCTCTTTAACTAAGGCTTTAATGAGCGTTAGCGGGCAGTTTGTTTTAGGGAATAATGGGGATATTAATTTATCTGACATCAATATTTTTGATAACATCACAAAATCTGTAACCTACAACATCCTAAACGCTCAAAAAGGGATCACTGGCATTAGTGGGGCTAATGGCTATGAAAAAATCCTTTTTTATGGCATGAAAATCCAAAACGCTACCTATAGCGATAATAACAACATTCAAACTTGGTCGTTTATAAACCCTCTCAATTCTTCTCAAATCATTCAAGAGAGCATTAAAAATGGGGATTTAACCATAGAAGTTTTAAATAACCCTAACTCGGCCTCTAACACTATTTTTAATATCGCTCCTGAGCTTTATAATTACCAAGCTTCTAAGCAAAATCCTACCGGTTATAGCTATGATTATAGCGACAATCAAGCAGGCACTTATTACTTGACAAGCAACATTAAAGGTCTTTTCACCCCTAAAGGCTCTCAAACGCCTCAAACCCCAGGCACTTATAGCCCGTTTAACCAGCCTTTGAATAGTTTGAATATCTACAATAAGGGTTTTTCTAATGAAAATTTAAAAACGCTTTTAGGGATTCTTTCTCAAAATTCCGCCACCTTAAAAGAAATGATTGAATCCAACCAATTAGACAATATCACTAACATCAATGAAGTGTTGCAACTCTTAGACAAGATTAAAATCACCCAAGTGCAAAAGCAAGCGCTCCTAGAAACGATCAACCATTTGACTGACAACATCAATCAAACCTTTAATAACGGGAATCTAATTATAGGCGCTACTCAAGATAATGTTACAAACTCTACCAGCTCTATATGGTTTGGGGGCAATGGCTATAGCAGTCCTTGCGCGCTAGATAGCGCCACTTGTTCTTCTTTTAGAAACACTTACTTGGGGCAATTATTAGGCTCAACTTCCCCCTATTTAGGCTACATCAACGCTGATTTTAAAGCTAAAAGCATTTATATCACTGGAACGCTTGGAAGCGGTAACGCCTTTGAAAGCGGAGGGAGCGCGGATGTAACCTTTCAAAGCACTAATAACTTAGTGTTGAATAAAGCTAACATAGAAGCTCAAGCTACAGACAATATCTTTAATCTTTTGGGCCCAAAAGGGATTAATGAAATCTTTAATCAAGGGAATTTAGCGAATGTCCTTAGTCAAGTGGCTATGGAAAAAATCAAGCAAGCCGGCGGTTTAGGAAACTTTATAGAAAACGCTCTAAGCCCTTTGAGTAAGGAATTACCCGCTAGTTTGCAAGATGAAACCTTAGGCCAACTTATAGGTCAAAATAACTTAGATAATTTATTGAATAATAGCGGAGTCATGAATGAAATCCAAAATATTATCAGTAAAAAACTAAGCATTTTTGGCAATTTTGTTACCCCATCCATCATAGAAAACTACCTTGCTAAGCAGTCTTTAAAAAGCATGCTAGACGATAAAGGGCTTTTGAATTTCATCGGTGGGTATATAGACGCTTCTGAATTAAGCTCTATTTTAAGCGTGGTTTTAAAAGATATTACTAATCCCCCTGCAAGCTTGCAAAAAGACATTGGTGTGGTAGCGAACGACTTGTTGAACGAGTTTTTAGGACAAGATGTGGTTAAAAAGCTAGAAAGTCAAGGTTTAGTGAGTAATATCATCAATAATATTATTTCTCAAGGCGGGTTGAGCGGCGTTTATAATCAGGGTTTAGGGAGCGTGTTGCCGCCCTCTTTACAAAACGCACTCAAAGAAAACGATTTAGGCGCTCTTTTATCGCCTAGAGGCTTGCATGATTTTTGGCAAAAAGGGTATTTTAACTTTTTAAGCAATGGCTATGTTTTTGTCAATAACAGCTCTTTTAGCAACGCTACTGGGGGCAGTTTGAATTTTGTCGCCAACAAGTCTATTATCTTTAATGGCGATAATACGATTGACTTTAGCAAGTATCAAGGCGCATTGATTTTTGCTTCTAACGGTGTTTCTAATATCAATATCACCACCCTAAACGCCACTAATGGCTTAAGCCTTAATGCGGGTTTGAATAACGTGAGCGTTCAAAAAGGAGAAATTTGTATCAATTTAGCCAATTGCCCCACAACCAAAAACAGCTCTTCTAGTTCTAGCGTAACCCCCACTAATGAGTCTTTAAGCGTGCGCGCTAACAATTTCACTTTCTTAGGCGCAATCGCTTCTAATGGGGCTATTGATTTGTCTCAAGTGAAAAATAATAGCGTTATAGGCACGCTCAATCTTAATGAAAATGCGACCTTGCAAGCCAATAATTTAACGATCACTAACGCTTTTAACAACGCCTCTAACTCTACAGCTAACATTAATGGTAATTTCACCTTAAACCAACAAGCGACTTTAAGCACTAACGCTAGTGGTTTGAATGTCATGGGGAATTTTAACAGCTATGGCGATTTGGTGTTTAATCTCAGCCATTCAGCTAGCCATGCCATTATCAACGCTCAAGGCAATGCGACAGTCATGGCTAATGGCAATAACCCCTTAATCCAGTTCAACACTTCTTCAAAAGAAGCAGGCGTTTACACGCTTATTGATAGCGCTAAAGCCATTTATTATGGGTATAACAACCAAATCACAGGAGGCAGCAGCCTAGATAATTACCTTAAGCTTTATGCGCTCATTGATATTAATGGCAAGCACATGGTGATGAGCGACAACGGCTTAACTTATAACGGGCAAGCCGTGAGTATTAAAGATGGCGGTTTAGTTGTAGGCTTTAAGGACTCTCAAAATCAATACATTTACACTTCCATTCTTTATAATAAAGTGAAAATCGCTGTTTCTAATGATCCTATCAATAACCTACAAGCCCCCACCTTAAAACAATATATCGCTCAAATTCAGGGCGTTCAAAGCGTGAATAGTATTGATCAAGCTGGAGGCAATCAAGCGATTAATTGGCTCAATAAAATCTTTGAAACTAAGGGAAGTCCTTTATTCGCTCCCTATTATTTAGAAAGCCATTCCGCAAAAGATTTAACCACGATCGCTGGAGACATTGCCAACACTTTAGAAGTCATCGCTAACCCTGATTTTAAAAATGACGCCACTAATATTTTACAGATCAACACCTACACGCAGCAAATGAGCCGTTTAGCCAAGCTCTCTGACACTTCAACTTTCGCTCGTTCTGATTTCTTGGAACGCTTAGAAGCCCTTAAAAACAAGCGATTCGCTGATGCGATCCCTAACGCTATGGATGTGATTTTAAAATACTCTCAAAGAAACAGAGTTAAAAATAATGTGTGGGCGACAGGAGTTGGAGGGGCTAGTTTTATTAATGGAGGCACTGGAACTTTATATGGTATCAATGTAGGGTATGATAGGTTTATTAAGGGCGTGATTGTGGGGGGCTATGCCGCTTATGGGTATAGCGGGTTTCATGGAAATATCACTCAATCAGGCTCTAGCAATGTCAATATGGGCGTTTATAGCCGAGCGTTTATCAAAAGAAGCGAATTAACAATGAGCTTGAATGAGACTTGGGGATACAATAAGACTTTCATCAACTCCTATGACCCCCTACTCTCAATCATCAATCAGTCTTACAAATACGACACTTGGACGACTGACGCTAAAATCAATTATGGCTATGATTTCATGTTTAAAGATAAAAGCGTTATTTTTAAACCCCAAGTAGGCCTAGCTTATTATTACATTGGTTTGTCTGGTTTAAGGGGTATTATGGATGATCCTATTTATAATCAATTCAGAGCCAATGCTGACCCTAATAAAAAATCCGTTCTAACGATCAATTTTGCTCTAGAAAGTCGGCACTACTTCAATAAAAACTCTTATTATTTTGTGATTGCGGATGTGGGCAGAGACTTATTCATTAATTCTATGGGGGATAAAATGGTGCGTTTCATCGGTAATAACACCCTAAGCTATAGAGATGGTGGCAGATACAACACTTTTGCCAGCATTATCACAGGCGGGGAGATAAGATTGTTCAAAACCTTTTACGTGAATGCGGGCATTGGGGCTAGGTTTGGACTTGATTATAAAGATATTAATATTACCGGAAATATTGGTATGCGCTATGCTTTTTAA
- the hopJ gene encoding Hop family outer membrane protein HopJ/HopK, with product MQFPKALLHSSFFLPLFLSYCIAEENGAYASVGFEYSISHAIQHNDPFLNQERIQIISNAQNQIYKLNQVKNEITSMPNTFNHINNALKNDAKLTPTEKQAETYYLQSTLQNIEKIVTLSGGIASNPQLAQALEKMQEPITNPLELAENLKNLELQFAQSQNRMLSSLSSQIAAISNSLNALDSNSYSKNISSMYGMSLSVGYKHFFTKKKNQGFRYYLFYDYGYTNFGFVGNGFDGLGKMNNHLYGLGIDYLYNFIDNSQKHSSVGFYIGFALAGSSWVGSGLGMWVSQRDFINNYLTGYQAKMHTSFFQIPLNFGVRVNVNRHNGFEMGLKIPLAVNSFYETHGKGLDTSLFFKRLVAFNVSYVYSF from the coding sequence ATGCAATTTCCAAAAGCCTTATTACATTCATCATTCTTTTTACCTTTATTTTTATCTTATTGTATCGCTGAAGAAAATGGGGCGTATGCGAGCGTGGGGTTTGAATATTCCATTAGTCATGCAATCCAGCACAATGACCCTTTTTTGAATCAAGAACGCATCCAAATCATTTCTAACGCTCAAAACCAAATCTACAAACTCAATCAAGTCAAAAATGAAATCACCAGCATGCCCAACACCTTTAACCACATCAACAACGCTTTAAAAAACGATGCTAAATTAACCCCCACTGAAAAGCAAGCCGAAACCTACTACCTGCAATCCACGCTTCAAAACATTGAAAAAATAGTCACGCTTAGCGGTGGCATTGCATCTAACCCACAATTAGCCCAAGCGTTAGAAAAAATGCAAGAACCCATTACTAACCCTTTAGAATTAGCAGAAAACTTAAAAAATTTAGAATTGCAATTTGCTCAATCTCAAAACCGCATGCTTTCTTCTTTATCTTCTCAAATCGCTGCAATTTCAAATTCTTTGAACGCGCTTGATTCTAACTCTTATTCTAAAAACATTTCAAGCATGTATGGGATGAGTTTGAGCGTAGGGTATAAGCATTTCTTCACTAAGAAAAAAAATCAAGGGTTTCGCTATTATTTGTTCTATGACTATGGTTACACTAATTTTGGTTTTGTGGGCAATGGCTTTGATGGTTTAGGCAAAATGAATAACCACCTCTATGGGCTTGGAATAGACTATCTTTATAATTTCATTGATAATTCACAAAAACATTCTAGCGTGGGTTTTTATATAGGCTTTGCTTTAGCGGGGAGTTCGTGGGTAGGGAGTGGTTTAGGCATGTGGGTGAGTCAAAGGGATTTTATCAACAATTATTTGACTGGTTATCAGGCTAAAATGCACACGAGTTTTTTCCAAATCCCTTTGAATTTTGGGGTTCGTGTGAATGTCAATAGGCATAACGGCTTTGAAATGGGCTTAAAGATCCCTTTAGCGGTCAATTCCTTTTATGAAACGCATGGCAAAGGGTTAGATACTTCCCTCTTTTTCAAACGCCTTGTGGCGTTTAACGTGAGTTATGTTTATAGTTTTTAG
- a CDS encoding 2-hydroxymuconate tautomerase family protein: MPFINIKLVPENGGPTNEQKQQLIEGVSDLMVKVLNKNKASIVVIIDEVDSNNYGLGGESVHHLRQKN, translated from the coding sequence ATGCCGTTTATCAATATCAAACTCGTGCCAGAAAATGGAGGGCCAACAAACGAGCAAAAACAGCAATTGATTGAAGGGGTTTCAGATTTGATGGTTAAGGTGTTAAACAAAAATAAGGCTTCTATTGTGGTTATTATAGATGAGGTCGATTCTAATAATTATGGTCTTGGGGGCGAGAGTGTCCATCATTTGAGGCAAAAAAACTAA